In one window of Octopus bimaculoides isolate UCB-OBI-ISO-001 chromosome 20, ASM119413v2, whole genome shotgun sequence DNA:
- the LOC106881629 gene encoding uncharacterized protein LOC106881629 isoform X2: protein MVKQVMWRIQIKESVDIVISPGEVIAGGKEKVKITCIDKKYAKKVYAITISKDGRDIVTIEPPKKAIWVDNDISRRAYLINTYISAGNSIATLYVTIPRGWDTGLYRCTVQKTPRPETSRPMALKVNGSSLPRMDMMLVLLVAANMVYSVMQS from the exons ATGGTAAAACAGGTTATGTGGAGGATTCAGATAAAAG AATCTGTTGACATTGTAATATCTCCTGGTGAAGTAATAGccggaggaaaagaaaaagtgaagatCACATGTATAGACAAAAAGTACGCCAAAAAAGTATATGCCATAACTATTTCTAAAGATGGTAGAGATATTGTTACCATTGAACCTCCAAAGAAAGCAATCTGg gTGGATAATGATATATCAAGAAGAGCTTACCTAATCAACACCTACATCAGTGCTGGTAATTCAATTGCTACCTTATATGTGACCATCCCTCGTGGCTGGGACACTGGCCTATACAGGTGTACTGTTCAGAAGACACCACGTCCAGAAACTTCCAGACCAATGGCACTGAAAGTCAATG GATCCAGTCTACCTCGAATGGATATGATGTTGGTACTTTTAGTTGCTGCAAATATGGTATATTCTGTAATGCAAAGTTAA
- the LOC106881629 gene encoding uncharacterized protein LOC106881629 isoform X1 yields MEIFRFGVFVTVLCAYLVESVDIVISPGEVIAGGKEKVKITCIDKKYAKKVYAITISKDGRDIVTIEPPKKAIWVDNDISRRAYLINTYISAGNSIATLYVTIPRGWDTGLYRCTVQKTPRPETSRPMALKVNGSSLPRMDMMLVLLVAANMVYSVMQS; encoded by the exons ATGGAGATATTTCgttttggtgtttttgttacaGTGCTCTGTGCCTATTTGGTTG AATCTGTTGACATTGTAATATCTCCTGGTGAAGTAATAGccggaggaaaagaaaaagtgaagatCACATGTATAGACAAAAAGTACGCCAAAAAAGTATATGCCATAACTATTTCTAAAGATGGTAGAGATATTGTTACCATTGAACCTCCAAAGAAAGCAATCTGg gTGGATAATGATATATCAAGAAGAGCTTACCTAATCAACACCTACATCAGTGCTGGTAATTCAATTGCTACCTTATATGTGACCATCCCTCGTGGCTGGGACACTGGCCTATACAGGTGTACTGTTCAGAAGACACCACGTCCAGAAACTTCCAGACCAATGGCACTGAAAGTCAATG GATCCAGTCTACCTCGAATGGATATGATGTTGGTACTTTTAGTTGCTGCAAATATGGTATATTCTGTAATGCAAAGTTAA